The Panicum virgatum strain AP13 chromosome 5K, P.virgatum_v5, whole genome shotgun sequence genome has a window encoding:
- the LOC120709639 gene encoding sulfoquinovosyl transferase SQD2-like: protein MPAVFTGMMQGEELSQAYASGDVFIMPSESETLGQVVLESMSSGVPVIAACAGGIPDIIPEDQDGKTSFLFTPGDLDDCVGKVQLLLTNREFRDNMARTARSEMEKCDWRAASKTIRNEFYDAAIWYWRKKRADMVQPLQWLAQMFLPGLEVRRITQC, encoded by the coding sequence ATGCCAGcagtgttcaccggaatgatGCAAGGCGAGGAGCTCTCTCAGGCATACGCCAGCGGCGACGTTTTCATCATGCCATCAGAGTCTGAAACGCTCGGCCAAGTGGTCCTTGAGTCCATGTCATCGGGAGTCCCCGTCATCGCAGCCTGTGCTGGTGGGATCCCAGACATAATCCCGGAAGATCAGGACGGCAAGACCAGCTTCCTCTTCACCCCGGGCGACCTGGACGACTGCGTGGGCAAAGTCCAGCTGCTGCTGACGAACAGGGAGTTCAGAGACAACATGGCGCGGACGGCCAGGTCCGAGATGGAGAAATGCGACTGGCGGGCGGCGTCGAAGACGATCCGCAACGAGTTCTACGATGCCGCCATCTGGTACTGGCGGAAGAAGCGTGCGGATATGGTGCAGCCGCTGCAGTGGCTGGCGCAGATGTTCCTACCGGGGCTGGAGGTCCGCCGCATCACACAGTGCTGA
- the LOC120706035 gene encoding EKC/KEOPS complex subunit TPRKB produces the protein MKSFPVAGGCSVSLALYSDVSNSRVLLDLMQSGKLEPEVAFLNASLVPDVFPVLAAAHKALLSKARESLTTRTLHSELVYNYSGSKHITESLKRCGISDDTTYILAARFDASDEEMKAVEKLISGTEIDLGELESRANQPQILKHYKIPPQELLISTLPDAIVCRIAARDAL, from the exons ATGAAGAGCTTCCCGGTGGCCGGAGGCTGCAGCGTCTCCCTCGCCCTCTACTCCGACGTCTCCAACAGCCG GGTGCTGCTCGACTTGATGCAGTCAGGGAAGCTGGAACCGGAGGTCGCGTTCCTCAACGCATCACTG GTGCCGGATGTGTTCCCTGTTCTTGCAGCGGCGCACAAGGCGCTGCTGTCGAAGGCGAGGGAGTCACTGACCACAAGGACTCTGCACTCTGAGCTCGTCTACAACTACTCCGGGTCGAAGCAT ATTACGGAATCCCTGAAACGATGCGGGATCTCTGATGACACGACATACATCCTTGCAGCTCGTTTTGATGCTTCAGACGAGGAG ATGAAAGCAGTGGAGAAACTCATCAGTGGCACCGAGATCGATTTAGGAGAACTGGAAAGTAGAGCAAACCAGCCACAGATCCTAAAG CATTACAAGATACCTCCCCAAGAACTATTGATATCTACACTGCCCGACGCAATTGTATGCAGGATTGCTGCTCGAGATGCTCTCTGA
- the LOC120706032 gene encoding mucin-1-like: MQRRAAGMADGEARGRTLGAVIKEKDEELALFLEMRRREKERGAAADQLLLSGGAAAAGDGMLQLDPPPPAEPKPAAYKVAGGGFRRAPGGADDFLNADAGDKNDYDWLLTPPGTPLFPSLDVESKRSPVSQVGTPKTRPTALKSRLANHQDPPSRTNHPLRTASSNSLNSAATTRRPSSSGGLTSNSSRPSTPTGRPALAANSKGSRPSTPTSRATVPAKTGASAPRSSTPTSRSTLPSVRSTTPSSRAAGPASRNPAPAGRASAPASRSSTPTSRSSIPATRSTTPSSRPSIPAQSKPTSRASTPTRRPSVPSAQHGNLAAPVRSSSISKSGSTMPKGSSPAKTTAHTPSRGSSPTVKSRPWKPSEMPGFSLDAPPNLRTSLPERPTSATRGRPGAPSSRSSSVESGPAARPRRQSCSPSRGRTLSGSVPSGSSMPAVRRSHLNGGDTVNPVQMGNKMVERVVHMRRLVPPKHDDQRSSLNSISGKSSNSPDSSGFGRTLSKKSLDMALRHMDIRRSVPNNLRPLMTSIPASSVHSARSGSTRSRPMSVSDSPLATSSNASSEPSVNNNLMCLDSIDIDDELCSDRAGPYGR, from the exons ATGCAGCGCCGGGCGGCGGGCATGGCGGACGGCGAGGCCAGGGGGCGCACGCTCGGCGCcgtcatcaaggagaaggatgAGGAGCTCGCGCTCTTCCTCgagatgcgccgccgcgagaaggagcgcggcgccgcggcggaccAGCTCCTGCtctccggcggcgccgccgcggcgggggacGGGATGCTGCAactcgacccgccgccgcccgccg AGCCCAAGCCGGCGGCGTACAAGGTGGCCGGTGGCGGATTCAGGAGGGCGCCGGGCGGAGCGGACGACTTCCTCAATGCGGACGCCGGCGACAAGAACGATTACGACTG GCTTCTGACACCACCAGGAACTCCACTTTTCCCATCTCTGGATGTTGAGTCAAAAAGGTCCCCAGTGAGCCAAGTTGGAACGCCAAAGACTCGTCCAACTGCCTTAAAATCAAGG TTGGCCAATCATCAAGATCCTCCGTCAAGAACCAACCACCCATTAAGAACAGCATCATCGAACAGCTTGAACTCAGCTGCCACAACCCGTCGACCATCATCATCTGGAGGGCTTACTTCTAATTCATCAAGGCCTTCAACACCAACTGGACGCCCTGCATTGGCAGCTAATTCCAAAGGTTCGAGACCTTCAACCCCTACTTCCCGGGCAACTGTACCAGCCAAAACTGGAGCTTCTGCCCCAAGATCATCGACACCAACTTCAAGGTCAACACTGCCTTCAGTCAGGTCAACCACCCCTTCAAGCAGGGCAGCTGGCCCTGCTAGTAGGAATCCAGCTCCTGCAGGCAGAGCATCTGCGCCTGCTAGTAGGTCATCAACACCTACTTCAAGATCATCAATTCCTGCTACCAGGTCGACAACACCTTCATCCAGGCCCTCCATACCAGCACAAAGCAAGCCTACATCAAGGGCATCAACCCCAACAAGGCGACCTTCTGTCCCTTCGGCCCAACATGGTAATTTGGCTGCACCAGTTAGATCGTCCTCAATCTCCAAATCAGGTTCCACAATGCCCAAAGGTTCTTCCCCAGCAAAAACGACAGCGCATACACCTTCAAGAGGCAGCTCACCTACTGTCAAATCAAGACCATGGAAACCATCTGAAATGCCTGGCTTCTCTCTTGATGCGCCTCCAAACCTAAGGACATCGCTACCAGAAAGACCGACCTCTGCCACCCGGGGCAGACCTGGGGCACCTAGTTCAAGGTCTTCCTCTGTTGAGAGTGGGCCAGCTGCTCGACCAAGACGGCAGTCTTGCTCTCCGTCTAGAGGAAGGACTTTGAGTGGCAGCGTGCCTTCAGGGAGCTCCATGCCGGCAGTGAGAAGATCACATCTCAATGGAGGTGACACAGTGAACCCAGTTCAAATGGGTAATAAGATGGTTGAAAGGGTTGTGCACATGCGAAGGCTAGTTCCTCCAAAGCATGATGATCAAAGATCCAGCCTCAACAGTATATCTGGTAAATCGTCAAATTCTCCAGATAGCTCgggctttggtaggacattgTCAAAAAAATCACTGGATATGGCACTAAGGCATATG GACATAAGGCGCAGCGTTCCAAACAATTTACGGCCTCTTATGACAAGCATCCCAGCATCATCTGTTCATAGTGCACGATCAGGATCCACAAGGAGCAGACCAATGAGCGTTTCGGACTCACCTCTTGCAACAAGCAGCAATGCCAGCTCTGAGCCGAGCGTGAACAACAACCTGATGTGCCTGGATAGTATTGATATTGATGATGAGTTGTGCAGCGATAGAGCAGGACCCTATGGACGGTGA
- the LOC120706034 gene encoding probable zinc metalloprotease EGY2, chloroplastic isoform X2, protein MSSSSPPSRASAAAYGCFHRLLLASATVPARSGCSERARSLTMALRCLPIAGRRLRSRRVACQAMTETDPEGNGDDEEKEVFGDDAPSPSADSVAEVNGPAESGSNIDNKDETTNAELLRSSDTVQNMDGDATTTNHTQENVEVVEVASGSPLPGMKQQLDDAERIPKATIDIMKDQVFGFDTFFVTSQEPYEGGVLFKGNLRGKAAKSYEKITNRLENKFGDQYKLFLLVNPEDEKPVAVIIPRQTLQPETTAVPEWFAAASFGLVTIFTLLLRNVPVLQNNLLSTFDNLELLKDGLSGALVTGLIIGVHEIGHILAARESGIKLGVPYFVPSWQIGSFGAITRIVNIVRNREDLLKLAAAGPLAGFSLGFVLLLLGFILPPSDGLGLVIDPTVFHESFLVGGLAKLLLGDALKEGTQLSINPLVLWAWAGLLINAINSIPAGELDGGRIALAMWGRKVSSRLSSLTIGLLGIAALFNDVAFYWVVLIFFLQRGPIAPLSEEITDPENNYIGIGIAILLFGLLVCLPYPFPFDLSQLADIDFDL, encoded by the exons ATGagttcctcctcgccgccgtcgcgggcgTCCGCCGCGGCGTACGGGTGCTTCCACCGCTTGCTTCTTGCGTCGGCCACTGTTCCGGCGAGGAGCGGGTGCTCCGAGCGCGCGCGAAGCCTCACGATGGCGCTCCGCTGCCTCCCGATTGCCGGGCGCAG GCTGAGGAGTCGGAGGGTTGCGTGCCAAGCGATGACGGAGACCGATCCCGAAGGCAATGGCGACGATGAG GAGAAAGAAGTGTTTGGAGATGATGCTCCATCACCTTCGGCTGATAGTGTTGCAGAAGTAAATGGGCCTGCAGAAAGTGGCTCCAATATAGACAAT AAAGATGAAACCACGAATGCAGAACTGCTGAGGTCCAGCGATACAGTTCAGAACATGGATGGAGATGCCACTACTACCAATCATACGCAA GAGAATGTGGAAGTTGTTGAAGTCGCTAGCGGCTCTCCATTGCCCGGAATGAAG CAACAGCTTGATGACGCTGAAAGGATTCCTAAAGCTACAATAGACATTATGAAGGATCAAGTTTTTGGGTTTGACACATTTTTTGTGACAAGTCAGGAGCCTTATGAG GGTGGAGTATTGTTCAAAGGGAATTTGCGTGGTAAAGCTGCCAAGAGTTACGAGAAAATCACAAATCGGCTAGAG AACAAATTTGGTGATCAATATAAGCTTTTTCTTCTCGTGAACCCAGAGGATGAGAAGCCAGTTGCAGTAATTATACCCAGACAGACATTACAGCCTGAAACTACAG CTGTCCCAGAATGGTTTGCTGCGGCATCATTTGGATTAGTTACCATCTTCACTTTGCTGCTTCGGAATGTACCTGTTCTGCAGAACAATTTGCT ATCAACATTCGACAACCTTGAACTGTTAAAAGATGGATTATCTGGTGCCCTGGTAACCGGGCTAATAATAGGCGTCCATGAAATTGGGCATATCCTTGCTGCTAGGGAAAGTGGAATCAAGCTTGGAGTACCATATTTCGTTCCTAGCTGGCAG ATAGGATCTTTTGGTGCCATTACCAGGATTGTCAACATTGTCCGCAACCGTGAGGACCTATTGAAGCTAGCAGCCGCTGGACCACTGGCAGGGTTCTCCCTTGGATTTGTTCTTTTGTTGTTGGGTTTCATCTTACCTCCAAGTGATGGCCTTGGCCTTGTGATAGATCCAACTGTCTTTCATGAGTCATTTCTTGTTGGTGGTCTAG CAAAGCTTCTTCTTGGGGATGCTCTGAAAGAAGGAACACAGCTATCAATAAACCCACTTGTTTTATGGGCGTGGGCTGGTCTACTGATCAACGCTATCAATAGCATTCCTGCTGGAGAGCTTGATGGTGGGCGAATAGCACTTGCAATGTGGGGAAGAAAG GTATCATCTCGACTCAGCAGCCTTACCATTGGACTGCTCGGGATCGCAGCTCTCTTCAATGACGTGGCCTTCTACTGGGTGGTGTTGATCTTCTTCCTGCAGAGAGGCCCAATCGCTCCTCTCTCCGAGGAAATAACAGACCCTGAAAACAACtacatcggcatcggcatcgCTATTTTGCTCTTTGGGCTTCTGGTCTGCCTGCCCTACCCATTCCCCTTTGACCTATCACAATTGGCCGATATTGATTTTGACTTGTGA
- the LOC120706034 gene encoding probable zinc metalloprotease EGY2, chloroplastic isoform X3 gives MTHQKKDETTNAELLRSSDTVQNMDGDATTTNHTQENVEVVEVASGSPLPGMKQQLDDAERIPKATIDIMKDQVFGFDTFFVTSQEPYEGGVLFKGNLRGKAAKSYEKITNRLENKFGDQYKLFLLVNPEDEKPVAVIIPRQTLQPETTAVPEWFAAASFGLVTIFTLLLRNVPVLQNNLLSTFDNLELLKDGLSGALVTGLIIGVHEIGHILAARESGIKLGVPYFVPSWQIGSFGAITRIVNIVRNREDLLKLAAAGPLAGFSLGFVLLLLGFILPPSDGLGLVIDPTVFHESFLVGGLAKLLLGDALKEGTQLSINPLVLWAWAGLLINAINSIPAGELDGGRIALAMWGRKVSSRLSSLTIGLLGIAALFNDVAFYWVVLIFFLQRGPIAPLSEEITDPENNYIGIGIAILLFGLLVCLPYPFPFDLSQLADIDFDL, from the exons ATGACTCACCAGAAGAAAGATGAAACCACGAATGCAGAACTGCTGAGGTCCAGCGATACAGTTCAGAACATGGATGGAGATGCCACTACTACCAATCATACGCAA GAGAATGTGGAAGTTGTTGAAGTCGCTAGCGGCTCTCCATTGCCCGGAATGAAG CAACAGCTTGATGACGCTGAAAGGATTCCTAAAGCTACAATAGACATTATGAAGGATCAAGTTTTTGGGTTTGACACATTTTTTGTGACAAGTCAGGAGCCTTATGAG GGTGGAGTATTGTTCAAAGGGAATTTGCGTGGTAAAGCTGCCAAGAGTTACGAGAAAATCACAAATCGGCTAGAG AACAAATTTGGTGATCAATATAAGCTTTTTCTTCTCGTGAACCCAGAGGATGAGAAGCCAGTTGCAGTAATTATACCCAGACAGACATTACAGCCTGAAACTACAG CTGTCCCAGAATGGTTTGCTGCGGCATCATTTGGATTAGTTACCATCTTCACTTTGCTGCTTCGGAATGTACCTGTTCTGCAGAACAATTTGCT ATCAACATTCGACAACCTTGAACTGTTAAAAGATGGATTATCTGGTGCCCTGGTAACCGGGCTAATAATAGGCGTCCATGAAATTGGGCATATCCTTGCTGCTAGGGAAAGTGGAATCAAGCTTGGAGTACCATATTTCGTTCCTAGCTGGCAG ATAGGATCTTTTGGTGCCATTACCAGGATTGTCAACATTGTCCGCAACCGTGAGGACCTATTGAAGCTAGCAGCCGCTGGACCACTGGCAGGGTTCTCCCTTGGATTTGTTCTTTTGTTGTTGGGTTTCATCTTACCTCCAAGTGATGGCCTTGGCCTTGTGATAGATCCAACTGTCTTTCATGAGTCATTTCTTGTTGGTGGTCTAG CAAAGCTTCTTCTTGGGGATGCTCTGAAAGAAGGAACACAGCTATCAATAAACCCACTTGTTTTATGGGCGTGGGCTGGTCTACTGATCAACGCTATCAATAGCATTCCTGCTGGAGAGCTTGATGGTGGGCGAATAGCACTTGCAATGTGGGGAAGAAAG GTATCATCTCGACTCAGCAGCCTTACCATTGGACTGCTCGGGATCGCAGCTCTCTTCAATGACGTGGCCTTCTACTGGGTGGTGTTGATCTTCTTCCTGCAGAGAGGCCCAATCGCTCCTCTCTCCGAGGAAATAACAGACCCTGAAAACAACtacatcggcatcggcatcgCTATTTTGCTCTTTGGGCTTCTGGTCTGCCTGCCCTACCCATTCCCCTTTGACCTATCACAATTGGCCGATATTGATTTTGACTTGTGA
- the LOC120706034 gene encoding probable zinc metalloprotease EGY2, chloroplastic isoform X1 has translation MSSSSPPSRASAAAYGCFHRLLLASATVPARSGCSERARSLTMALRCLPIAGRRLRSRRVACQAMTETDPEGNGDDEEKEVFGDDAPSPSADSVAEVNGPAESGSNIDNKKDETTNAELLRSSDTVQNMDGDATTTNHTQENVEVVEVASGSPLPGMKQQLDDAERIPKATIDIMKDQVFGFDTFFVTSQEPYEGGVLFKGNLRGKAAKSYEKITNRLENKFGDQYKLFLLVNPEDEKPVAVIIPRQTLQPETTAVPEWFAAASFGLVTIFTLLLRNVPVLQNNLLSTFDNLELLKDGLSGALVTGLIIGVHEIGHILAARESGIKLGVPYFVPSWQIGSFGAITRIVNIVRNREDLLKLAAAGPLAGFSLGFVLLLLGFILPPSDGLGLVIDPTVFHESFLVGGLAKLLLGDALKEGTQLSINPLVLWAWAGLLINAINSIPAGELDGGRIALAMWGRKVSSRLSSLTIGLLGIAALFNDVAFYWVVLIFFLQRGPIAPLSEEITDPENNYIGIGIAILLFGLLVCLPYPFPFDLSQLADIDFDL, from the exons ATGagttcctcctcgccgccgtcgcgggcgTCCGCCGCGGCGTACGGGTGCTTCCACCGCTTGCTTCTTGCGTCGGCCACTGTTCCGGCGAGGAGCGGGTGCTCCGAGCGCGCGCGAAGCCTCACGATGGCGCTCCGCTGCCTCCCGATTGCCGGGCGCAG GCTGAGGAGTCGGAGGGTTGCGTGCCAAGCGATGACGGAGACCGATCCCGAAGGCAATGGCGACGATGAG GAGAAAGAAGTGTTTGGAGATGATGCTCCATCACCTTCGGCTGATAGTGTTGCAGAAGTAAATGGGCCTGCAGAAAGTGGCTCCAATATAGACAAT AAGAAAGATGAAACCACGAATGCAGAACTGCTGAGGTCCAGCGATACAGTTCAGAACATGGATGGAGATGCCACTACTACCAATCATACGCAA GAGAATGTGGAAGTTGTTGAAGTCGCTAGCGGCTCTCCATTGCCCGGAATGAAG CAACAGCTTGATGACGCTGAAAGGATTCCTAAAGCTACAATAGACATTATGAAGGATCAAGTTTTTGGGTTTGACACATTTTTTGTGACAAGTCAGGAGCCTTATGAG GGTGGAGTATTGTTCAAAGGGAATTTGCGTGGTAAAGCTGCCAAGAGTTACGAGAAAATCACAAATCGGCTAGAG AACAAATTTGGTGATCAATATAAGCTTTTTCTTCTCGTGAACCCAGAGGATGAGAAGCCAGTTGCAGTAATTATACCCAGACAGACATTACAGCCTGAAACTACAG CTGTCCCAGAATGGTTTGCTGCGGCATCATTTGGATTAGTTACCATCTTCACTTTGCTGCTTCGGAATGTACCTGTTCTGCAGAACAATTTGCT ATCAACATTCGACAACCTTGAACTGTTAAAAGATGGATTATCTGGTGCCCTGGTAACCGGGCTAATAATAGGCGTCCATGAAATTGGGCATATCCTTGCTGCTAGGGAAAGTGGAATCAAGCTTGGAGTACCATATTTCGTTCCTAGCTGGCAG ATAGGATCTTTTGGTGCCATTACCAGGATTGTCAACATTGTCCGCAACCGTGAGGACCTATTGAAGCTAGCAGCCGCTGGACCACTGGCAGGGTTCTCCCTTGGATTTGTTCTTTTGTTGTTGGGTTTCATCTTACCTCCAAGTGATGGCCTTGGCCTTGTGATAGATCCAACTGTCTTTCATGAGTCATTTCTTGTTGGTGGTCTAG CAAAGCTTCTTCTTGGGGATGCTCTGAAAGAAGGAACACAGCTATCAATAAACCCACTTGTTTTATGGGCGTGGGCTGGTCTACTGATCAACGCTATCAATAGCATTCCTGCTGGAGAGCTTGATGGTGGGCGAATAGCACTTGCAATGTGGGGAAGAAAG GTATCATCTCGACTCAGCAGCCTTACCATTGGACTGCTCGGGATCGCAGCTCTCTTCAATGACGTGGCCTTCTACTGGGTGGTGTTGATCTTCTTCCTGCAGAGAGGCCCAATCGCTCCTCTCTCCGAGGAAATAACAGACCCTGAAAACAACtacatcggcatcggcatcgCTATTTTGCTCTTTGGGCTTCTGGTCTGCCTGCCCTACCCATTCCCCTTTGACCTATCACAATTGGCCGATATTGATTTTGACTTGTGA
- the LOC120706033 gene encoding cytochrome P450 89A2-like, producing MEVDVGLTSDTSTIPLLCCLLITLFVSLLFFLRRRRGPSDDSRVNGKARLPPPPGPPALVFLAKFPALRRSIFDLAPLLRDLHARHGPVISVRLFGTLVFVADRRLAHRALVRDGATFADRPPLPLVDPDPLFSAGDINTAPYGPYWRLVRRNLAADALHRARVGLFAPARRRACGSLVAGLLRAARGQGDGSSTTGGAVTVRPLLRRAMFELLVYMCFGARLGRGELDEIEALERHVLASFTAFPVFAFLPPLTKRLLRKRWAAHVAVRRRLDELFTPLIHAARRRGGDKDHPPCYDESLLALPVADEGDRPLTDAEMVSLCSEFLNAGTDTTVTLVEWIMAELVSNPDVQAKVYEEVTTGGNPELDAAGNVRAPLLYLRAVVLEGLRLHPPAHFLIPHGARSDAEIGGYTVPRGAEVNFLVAEIGLDEAVWTAAREFRPERFLDGGKGRGVDLTGSREITMMPFGAGRRMCPGYALGTHHAEYFVARSELRWLPGAEGEAVDMAETVDFTTVMKHPLRARIIPRNQTNTCSLVEQNSAEENLYIHVSMACYFLLIL from the coding sequence ATGGAGGTCGACGTAGGCTTGACCTCGGACACCTCGACGAtccccctcctctgctgctTGCTCATCACCCTCTTCGTCTCCCTCCTTTTcttccttcgccgccgccgtggccccagCGACGACTCACGGGTCAACGGCAAGGCTCGGCTCCCGCCACCGCCAGGCCCGCCGGCGCTGGTCTTCCTGGCCAAGTTCCCGGCGCTGCGGCGATCCATCTTCGACCTGGCCCCGCTGCTCCGGGACTTGCACGCGCGCCACGGGCCCGTCATCTCCGTCCGCCTCTTCGGCACGCTCGTCTtcgtcgccgaccgccgcctCGCGCACCGCGCCCTCGTCCGCGACGGCGCCACCTTCGCcgaccgcccgccgctgccgctcgtcGACCCGGACCCGCTCTTCAGCGCCGGCGACATCAACACCGCGCCCTACGGGCCCTACTGGCGCCTCGTCCGCcgcaacctcgccgccgacgcgctgCACCGCGCCCGCGTCGGCCTCttcgcgccggcgcggcggcgggcgtgcggctcgctcgtcgccggcctcctccgcgccgcgcgcggccaaGGAGATGGGTCGTCGACGACGGGCGGCGCCGTCACGGTCAGGCCGCTCCTGCGGCGCGCCATGTTCGAGTTGCTCGTGTACATGTGCTTCGGCGCGCGGCTCGGGCGGGGCGAGCTCGACGAGATCGAGGCGCTGGAGCGGCACGTGCTCGCCTCCTTCACCGCCTTCCCGGTCTTCGCCTTCCTCCCGCCGCTTACCAAGAGGCTCCTCCGCAAGCGGTGGGCGGCGCACGTCGCCGTGCGCCGGAGGCTGGACGAGCTATTTACCCCGCTGAtccacgccgcgcgccggcgcggcggcgacaaGGACCATCCGCCGTGCTACGACGAGTCCCTCCTCGCGCTGCCGGTGGCCGACGAGGGCGACCGGCCGCTGACGGACGCCGAGATGGTCAGCCTCTGCTCCGAGTTCCTCAACGCCGGGACGGACACGACGGTGACCCTGGTGGAGTGGATCATGGCCGAGCTGGTGAGCAACCCCGACGTCCAAGCCAAGGTGTACGAGGAGGTGACGACCGGAGGCAACcccgagctcgacgccgccggcaaCGTCCGGGCGCCGCTTCTGTACCTGAGGGCCGTCGTGCTCGAGGGCCTGCGGCTGCACCCGCCGGCCCACTTCCTCATCCCTCATGGCGCGCGGAGCGACGCGGAGATCGGCGGCTACACGGTGCCCAGAGGCGCGGAGGTGAACTTCCTCGTGGCGGAGATCGGCCTGGACGAGGCGgtgtggacggcggcgcgcgagtTCCGGCCGGAGCGGTTCCTGGACGGCGGCAAGGGGCGCGGCGTGGACCTCACGGGGAGCAGGGAGATCACGATGATGCCGTTCGGCGCCGGCAGGAGGATGTGCCCCGGGTACGCGCTGGGCACGCACCACGCCGAGTACTTCGTGGCGAGGAGCGAGCTCCGGTGGCTGCCGGGGGCGGAGGGGGAGGCCGTCGACATGGCGGAGACAGTGGATTTCACCACCGTCATGAAGCATCCGCTCCGAGCTCGCATCATACCAAGAAATCAAACCAATACTTGCTCACTAGTAGAACAAAACTCTGCAGAAGAAAATTTATACATACATGTATCGATGGCATGTTATTTTCTTTTGATCTTGTAA
- the LOC120706036 gene encoding sulfoquinovosyl transferase SQD2-like, producing the protein MAIGGKEIKEDLEEAPPLLLDEAARPRRVALFVEPSPFAYISGYKNRFQNFIKHLREMGDEVIVVTNHEGVPEEFHGAKVIGSWSFPCPMYGKVPLSLALSPRIISEVAKFKPDIIHASSPGIMVFGALAIAKLLSVPLVMSYHTHVPV; encoded by the exons ATGGCGATTGGCGGGAAGGAGATCAAGGAAGACCTGGAGGAGGCGCCGCCACTGCTCCTGGACGaggccgcgcgcccgcgccgcgtgGCGCTCTTCGTTGAGCCGTCGCCGTTCGC CTATATCTCTGGGTATAAGAACCGCTTCCAGAACTTCATCAAACACTTGCGTGAAATGGGAGATGAG GTCATTGTTGTGACCAACCATGAAGGAGTTCCCGAAGAATTTCATGGTGCCAAGGTTATTGGCTCATGGAG CTTCCCATGTCCCATGTATGGAAAAGTCCCGCTTTCGCTGGCACTCAGTCCTAGAATCATTTCGGAGGTTGCAAAGTTCAAACCTGACATTATTCATGCATCTTCACCTGGAATTATG GTTTTTGGGGCTCTTGCTATTGCTAAGCTTCTCAGCGTGCCCCTAGTCATGTCCTACCACACTCATGTCCCAGTGTAA